Sequence from the Arthrobacter pigmenti genome:
CGCCAGCAACCGCGATCAGGCCGTGAAACTCAAGGTCGTGCGCCACCAGACTCTCGACAGCCGTCTCCTCGTTCGCCGCTTTGACTGACTCTCGGAGCGCTGTCAGTTGCTCGGGGAGAATCCGTACGGCAGCCATGGCAGCCGAGGCCGGCTCAAGGATCCGGCGGACTTCGAAAAGCTCAAGGACGGAGCTGTCCTGATGAAGGTCAACCACAAAGGCAATTGCCTCGGTCAGGAGCTGCGGCTCCAGGCTGGTGACGTAGGTGCCGTCTCCACGACGGACGTCCAGAACGCGAATCAGATCGAGAGCTTTGACGGCTTCCCGCAATGAACTACGGGATAGGCCGAGCCTTTCACTCAATTCCTTCTCAGGAGGTAGACGGTCACCCGCCTTCAGCTCACCGGAGAGGAGCATCTCCTTGATTCTGATGATCGCTTCGTCTGTTACAGCCATGAGCCCATCCTATTGGTCAGATGTTTAGCGTGGGAGGAGCCACACAGCGTTATCCGGCAGTAGCGAAGTGCCCTGCACCGCGTCGGGAGCACTCGCAAGCACGACGACGCCGGCAGGCAGTTCCGTGGGCTGCCGGCCCATGTTCGCAATCACCGTGACGTCCCCGTTCACGAAGGCGACCACGCCGACGTCGGGCCGGTGGGTAGGAGCCCACTCAAGGGAGCCACGGCCGGCGCGCCGGGCCGCACGTTCCCTCAGAGTGTCCTTCACAAGACTGTGTACAGAGCCCGGCTGGCCCACCTGGGCGTCCACGGCGTACTGCGCGAACGCCGGGGGCTGTGGGAGCCAGGGATCGGCGCCCGTGGAGGGTGCGTCGTCGTCGTTCTGGTTGCTGAAACCGAAGCCTGGCGCCTGGGCCTTCCAGGGAAGGGGGACGCGGCATCCGTCACGGCCCCGTTCGGCGCCATTGGTGCGGAAGAAGGAAGGGTCCTGTCGGACATCATCGTCCAGCAGAGTGTGCTCGGGAAGGCCGAGCTCGTCGCCCTGGTACAGATAGGCCGAGCCGGGAAGGGCAAGCATAGTCAGGAGTGCCGCGCGACCTCGCCGGAGTCCCAGCGCGTCATCCGGCTGCTCATCCTGCGCTCCCACGCCCTTGGGCAGGGTAGTGGGATCCGGGAGTCCGAAGCGGGTGGTGTGGCGGACGGTGTCGTGGTTCGAGAGCACCCAGGTGCTCGGCGCGCCCACCCGGCCGGCCTGTTCAAGGGACTCGGTGATGCTCGCGGTCAGACGCCGCGCATCCCAGCCTGCGCGCAGGAAATCGAAGTTGAACGCCTGCTGCATCTCGTCCGGGCGGACGTAGCGGAAGAGCCGCTCGGCCGGTTCAACCCAGGCCTCGGCAACCAGCATGCGGTCCCCGGGATACTCGGCAAGCACCCGGTTCCACTCGCGGTAGATCGCGTGCACGCCCGGCTGGTCGAAATAGGGCGGCGTGGGCTCTGTGGCCTCAGCTTCCTCAGTGGCGTCCGGCGTCTTCACTTCGCCCACCATGCTTTCGCGGCCGGACCAGTCGGGAAGACCTTCGGCCTTGACAAGTCCGTGTGCAACGTCGATCCGGAAGCCATCCACCCCGCGGTCCAGCCAGAAGCGGAGGACGGAGATCATCTCCTCGCGGACCTCGGGGTTCTCCCAGTTGAGGTCCGGCTGCCTGGTGTCGAAAAGGTGCAGGTACCACTGGCCATCCTCCACACGCGTCCAGGCGCTGCCGCCGAAGACGGACTGCCAGTTGTTGGGCGGCAATTCACCGTTTTCACCGCGGCCTTCGCGGAACATGTAGCGCCCGCGCTCCGGGGAGCCCTTGGGTGAGCTGATGGCAGCCTTGAACCACTCGTGCTCATCCGAAGTGTGGTTCGGAACCAGGTCAACGATCACCCTGAGACCGCGCTCATGTA
This genomic interval carries:
- a CDS encoding FadR/GntR family transcriptional regulator — translated: MAVTDEAIIRIKEMLLSGELKAGDRLPPEKELSERLGLSRSSLREAVKALDLIRVLDVRRGDGTYVTSLEPQLLTEAIAFVVDLHQDSSVLELFEVRRILEPASAAMAAVRILPEQLTALRESVKAANEETAVESLVAHDLEFHGLIAVAGGNNYLCSLLDGLSSSTVRARVWRGLTQEKAVERTLAEHLAIVDALERQDAELAKALMVVHISGIEEWLRRASESF
- a CDS encoding glycoside hydrolase family 13 protein, whose protein sequence is MTASKPSGSLISDQTARSAAWWKDAVIYQIYPRSFADGNGDGMGDLPGITRKLPYLADLGVDAVWLSPFYVSPQADAGYDVADYRDVDPRFGTLADFDLMLAEVHERGLRVIVDLVPNHTSDEHEWFKAAISSPKGSPERGRYMFREGRGENGELPPNNWQSVFGGSAWTRVEDGQWYLHLFDTRQPDLNWENPEVREEMISVLRFWLDRGVDGFRIDVAHGLVKAEGLPDWSGRESMVGEVKTPDATEEAEATEPTPPYFDQPGVHAIYREWNRVLAEYPGDRMLVAEAWVEPAERLFRYVRPDEMQQAFNFDFLRAGWDARRLTASITESLEQAGRVGAPSTWVLSNHDTVRHTTRFGLPDPTTLPKGVGAQDEQPDDALGLRRGRAALLTMLALPGSAYLYQGDELGLPEHTLLDDDVRQDPSFFRTNGAERGRDGCRVPLPWKAQAPGFGFSNQNDDDAPSTGADPWLPQPPAFAQYAVDAQVGQPGSVHSLVKDTLRERAARRAGRGSLEWAPTHRPDVGVVAFVNGDVTVIANMGRQPTELPAGVVVLASAPDAVQGTSLLPDNAVWLLPR